One genomic segment of Hydrogenobacter sp. includes these proteins:
- a CDS encoding aldehyde ferredoxin oxidoreductase family protein — MSWWGRYLFINLTERKYEDFHVEEEKIKKYLGGNGVGTYLLYKLSKRGSNPFSEDNVLIINTGPANGTLVPMASKFCVVSKSPQTGGFTKGFCGGKFGQEIKFAGWDGIIICGACEEWTHIHIEDDKVYFKKAEDLKGVYTSLTQKILKERYGEDIKTLVIGPAGENLVKYACIISDLRAVGTGGIGAVLGSKKVKAISVRGTKLVKPKNPYKLMDFIKSFEKTVYDHPGIKNLIKFGTSAGVMHLQHLGALPSYNWMRETFDRAESISGEALRKRVIKDVSCFGCIVPCGKYTVGGDAFTVGPEYEGVFSMGTIIGNGDIEELISLDRLTDELGLGQIQAGGVVAWVMECFEKGLLGKRELDDLDLHFGNTDAVKKLLKKIAFREGIGDILAEGSQRASELLGVGEDFLMTVKGMEIAGHSPRAIKTQALAYAVSNRGPVHCDIRPGMEENNIIPIGRCKGKGKVGKDLAVWTSIVNSIIYCLSAERVVGLKLNEKILEMVNAVMDWNIDIEDLYKIGERIYTLERLFNVREGFSRKDDTLPKRIKEETTERGQRTTQKDLDAMLDEFYEAFGWDREGIPKRETLIKLGIEEFADDV, encoded by the coding sequence ATGAGCTGGTGGGGAAGATATCTTTTCATAAACCTTACTGAAAGAAAGTATGAAGACTTCCATGTAGAGGAGGAGAAGATCAAAAAATACTTGGGCGGGAACGGCGTAGGGACTTATCTACTTTATAAATTAAGTAAAAGAGGCTCAAACCCATTTTCGGAAGATAATGTATTAATTATAAATACCGGACCTGCCAACGGTACTCTTGTTCCCATGGCTTCTAAGTTTTGCGTGGTTTCCAAATCACCTCAGACGGGTGGTTTTACAAAGGGTTTCTGTGGAGGGAAGTTCGGTCAAGAAATAAAGTTTGCAGGATGGGATGGCATAATCATATGTGGTGCTTGTGAAGAATGGACTCACATACACATAGAGGATGATAAGGTTTACTTTAAGAAGGCGGAAGACTTAAAAGGCGTTTATACGAGCCTAACTCAAAAAATCTTAAAAGAGAGGTATGGGGAAGATATAAAAACCTTAGTCATAGGTCCTGCTGGTGAAAACCTTGTAAAATATGCCTGCATTATATCGGACTTAAGAGCGGTGGGTACCGGAGGTATTGGTGCGGTTTTAGGCTCTAAAAAGGTAAAGGCGATAAGCGTAAGAGGAACTAAGTTGGTAAAACCCAAAAATCCTTACAAGCTGATGGACTTTATAAAGTCTTTTGAAAAGACCGTTTACGATCATCCCGGCATTAAAAACCTGATAAAGTTTGGAACATCGGCGGGTGTTATGCATCTTCAGCATCTTGGTGCTTTACCCTCCTATAACTGGATGAGAGAAACCTTTGACCGTGCTGAAAGCATCAGTGGTGAAGCCTTAAGGAAAAGGGTGATCAAAGATGTGTCTTGTTTTGGTTGTATAGTTCCCTGTGGAAAGTACACGGTGGGAGGTGACGCCTTTACTGTAGGACCAGAATATGAAGGCGTTTTTTCTATGGGGACGATAATAGGCAACGGGGACATTGAGGAACTTATAAGCCTTGACCGGCTGACCGATGAGCTTGGGCTTGGACAAATTCAAGCCGGTGGTGTAGTGGCATGGGTTATGGAATGCTTTGAAAAAGGGCTTCTTGGTAAGAGGGAGCTTGATGACCTTGACCTTCACTTTGGAAATACAGATGCAGTTAAGAAATTGCTCAAAAAAATAGCCTTTAGGGAAGGTATAGGAGATATACTTGCCGAGGGTTCTCAAAGGGCTTCAGAGTTATTGGGTGTGGGTGAAGACTTTCTGATGACAGTAAAGGGAATGGAGATAGCAGGACACTCTCCCAGAGCAATAAAGACACAAGCACTTGCTTATGCAGTATCAAACCGAGGACCTGTTCACTGCGATATAAGACCGGGCATGGAAGAAAACAACATAATACCCATAGGAAGGTGTAAAGGCAAGGGGAAAGTCGGCAAAGACCTTGCCGTATGGACAAGTATAGTAAATAGCATTATATACTGCCTCAGCGCTGAAAGGGTTGTAGGGCTTAAACTAAACGAGAAAATTTTAGAAATGGTAAACGCAGTTATGGACTGGAATATAGATATAGAAGACCTCTATAAGATAGGGGAAAGGATTTACACCCTTGAGAGGCTCTTCAATGTAAGAGAAGGGTTTTCAAGAAAGGACGACACACTACCAAAAAGGATTAAGGAAGAGACAACAGAAAGGGGACAAAGAACTACACAGAAGGATCTGGATGCTATGCTTGATGAGTTTTACGAAGCATTCGGCTGGGATAGAGAAGGAATACCAAAGAGGGAAACGCTTATAAAACTTGGCATAGAGGAATTTGCAGATGATGTTTGA
- a CDS encoding aminotransferase class V-fold PLP-dependent enzyme: MMFDPLSSTPFPNVIKGISRQLPYFFINPLGLHALSMKSKEILVKSRGIISDFLGCANLEVIFTSSSTESNNLAIKGCLFDKVGSIITTDFEHSSIIHPLKTLEKQGFRVIYIPTDSSGWVEPQKVKEYMDDDTLLITMGAVCRETATLRDVKGILKVAKESKPDILCHFDFWGVYYPDSLVNIKDLDMASFDSLSLLGPLGVGFLYIKKGIRLKPLIEGGTQERGLRAGEENLFGIYTLAQSIKVLVEWREAIESNLKTNDHYLEERMFLPPIFKKGCKAPGLFSYGLKETSMEVLASFMERGGIFLGYSSPCMVSGLKKRIKQKAGFEDALSFRIPPFTSLKEVSTFLNHLSNILARVEHTL, from the coding sequence ATGATGTTTGACCCCTTATCTTCAACACCATTTCCTAATGTAATTAAAGGGATATCTCGCCAATTGCCATACTTCTTTATAAACCCATTAGGGTTGCACGCCCTTTCCATGAAGTCAAAGGAAATACTCGTTAAGTCAAGAGGTATCATATCCGACTTTCTGGGATGTGCCAATTTAGAGGTCATTTTCACCTCAAGCTCTACAGAAAGCAACAACCTTGCCATAAAGGGATGCCTTTTTGATAAAGTAGGAAGCATTATCACAACAGATTTTGAACACTCTTCCATAATCCATCCACTAAAAACTTTAGAAAAACAGGGGTTTAGAGTTATATATATTCCTACGGACAGCAGTGGTTGGGTGGAACCGCAGAAGGTCAAGGAATATATGGATGATGACACACTGCTCATTACCATGGGTGCGGTATGTAGGGAAACTGCTACCCTCAGGGATGTAAAGGGAATATTGAAGGTGGCTAAGGAAAGCAAGCCAGACATTCTCTGCCATTTTGATTTCTGGGGCGTTTATTATCCAGACTCTCTCGTAAACATAAAGGACCTTGATATGGCAAGTTTTGATAGTTTATCTCTTTTGGGACCCTTAGGGGTAGGATTCTTATACATTAAAAAAGGCATCAGGCTAAAACCTCTTATAGAAGGTGGGACTCAGGAAAGGGGATTGAGAGCTGGGGAGGAAAATCTTTTTGGCATATACACTTTAGCTCAATCCATAAAGGTTTTGGTAGAGTGGAGGGAAGCCATAGAAAGTAATCTCAAGACAAACGACCATTACTTGGAAGAAAGGATGTTTCTACCACCCATCTTCAAAAAGGGATGTAAAGCTCCCGGGCTTTTTTCTTATGGTTTAAAAGAGACAAGTATGGAGGTGCTTGCATCCTTTATGGAAAGAGGTGGAATTTTCTTAGGCTATTCTTCTCCATGCATGGTAAGTGGTTTAAAGAAAAGGATAAAACAAAAGGCGGGTTTTGAAGATGCACTTTCTTTTAGAATTCCACCCTTCACTTCTTTAAAGGAAGTAAGTACATTTTTAAACCATCTAAGCAACATACTGGCACGTGTGGAGCATACACTATGA
- a CDS encoding MoaD/ThiS family protein, which produces MRIRLLGYLAYVMGEEVLEVKGIRSVEEAIKRVADMKDTGGIIFSGNGLWEGVLIILNGEVVEDFKKQVHEGDELIITLPTAGG; this is translated from the coding sequence ATGAGGATAAGGCTGTTAGGCTACCTGGCCTATGTGATGGGTGAAGAGGTTTTAGAAGTCAAGGGTATCAGGTCTGTTGAAGAAGCTATAAAAAGGGTTGCGGATATGAAGGATACTGGAGGAATTATCTTCAGCGGAAACGGACTTTGGGAAGGCGTGCTTATTATACTAAACGGGGAGGTTGTTGAAGACTTTAAAAAGCAGGTACACGAAGGCGACGAGCTTATCATAACCCTTCCAACAGCTGGAGGCTAA
- a CDS encoding homocitrate synthase, whose amino-acid sequence MRIFITDTTLREGMQSANIELSYKQRRELFFLLAQAGIHEIEVGVPAHSEEERSYIKELVNSKFGDKVIAWNRANIKDLEKSLECGAKRVEIAFPSSDIMIEKKFGKTRDYVLGLAEEIIPFIKSKGLYISVGLEDVSRADTGFVLRFVDYVKRDGADRVRLSDTVGILNPLQTIYLVRAVSPLSDVEVHFHNDFGMATANSITAVFAGAKYINASLLGLGERCGITPLEEVVFYLELIQGIDTGIKADILYQIIKNFIKLCNIDVNPNKPLLGKNAFTNKSSIHIDGLKKAKDTYLPFDPSLIGEEATVSLGLYSGKWSKLCDLLSSIT is encoded by the coding sequence ATGAGAATTTTTATAACGGACACAACCTTGAGGGAGGGTATGCAATCCGCTAACATTGAACTTTCTTACAAGCAAAGAAGAGAGCTTTTTTTCCTTCTTGCCCAAGCAGGTATCCATGAAATAGAGGTGGGTGTCCCTGCACACAGTGAAGAGGAAAGGAGCTACATAAAGGAATTGGTAAATAGTAAGTTTGGCGATAAAGTAATTGCTTGGAACAGGGCAAATATAAAGGATTTGGAAAAGTCTTTAGAATGCGGTGCTAAAAGAGTAGAAATAGCTTTCCCATCTTCCGACATTATGATAGAAAAGAAATTTGGGAAGACAAGGGACTATGTGCTGGGACTTGCAGAAGAAATAATCCCTTTTATAAAATCCAAGGGTCTTTATATCTCGGTGGGTCTTGAAGATGTGTCCCGCGCTGATACAGGATTTGTCCTAAGGTTCGTTGATTATGTCAAAAGGGATGGAGCGGACAGGGTAAGACTCTCGGATACGGTAGGAATACTAAACCCTTTACAAACTATTTACCTTGTTAGGGCAGTGTCTCCTCTTTCGGATGTGGAAGTGCATTTCCATAATGATTTTGGCATGGCAACAGCAAATTCCATAACCGCTGTATTTGCCGGAGCTAAATACATAAACGCTTCTTTGCTTGGATTGGGTGAACGGTGCGGTATAACTCCTCTTGAGGAAGTGGTCTTTTATCTTGAGCTTATTCAAGGTATAGACACGGGTATAAAAGCAGACATCCTCTACCAGATAATAAAGAACTTTATAAAGTTATGCAACATTGATGTAAACCCAAACAAACCTCTTCTTGGAAAAAACGCTTTTACCAACAAGTCAAGCATACACATAGATGGGCTTAAAAAGGCAAAGGACACTTACTTACCTTTTGATCCCTCGCTTATAGGTGAAGAAGCCACAGTATCCTTAGGTCTCTATTCGGGAAAATGGTCTAAACTCTGTGACCTCCTCTCCTCAATAACTTGA
- a CDS encoding 4Fe-4S dicluster domain-containing protein has protein sequence MLKIDLSLCSGCKRCMLACSFYKSGGFNPRLSSIEVITDISNRPVAYRVRECGECKGFYCVDFCILKAVEVIT, from the coding sequence ATGTTGAAGATAGACCTCAGTCTATGCTCTGGTTGCAAAAGATGCATGCTTGCCTGTTCCTTTTACAAAAGCGGTGGTTTTAACCCAAGACTTTCTTCCATAGAAGTCATAACAGACATAAGCAACAGGCCGGTAGCTTACAGAGTAAGAGAATGCGGTGAGTGTAAAGGGTTTTACTGTGTAGATTTCTGCATACTTAAAGCCGTAGAGGTGATTACATGA
- a CDS encoding sigma 54-interacting transcriptional regulator has protein sequence MDSDEVLRKFMSAELKLFYNLSKKLVAMNTQPEQVILDVVRMLGELEGIKRVAFYIAEQGSSKISLVSSIGVEEKNITLNKKEGVVGFIFDKGYPVVIKSLSEEPLFLNKIKRNDLNDVSFLGVPIKYNDSVVGVITVDLRKDYIATAHLIDLLVMLSNLIGNYIYTYVKLREKEGVLKEEIATLKRELIKKFTVEGFVGISKAYHNVIKQVMKVAELDVTVMMRGESGTGKTTLAKVIHYLSPRKNRPFVEVNCSAIPTELLEAELFGYEKGAFTGAYTTKMGKVEVANGGTLFFDEIGDLSLAVQAKLLRFMQTKEFERLGSNKTLRSDVRIVVATNRNLEEMVSKGEFREDLYYRIAVYPIYIPPLRERKEDIPVLVEHYIKQISSMMGRRIRMDSETLRVLVSCSFPGNVRELVNCLTRAAISSNTGVIKPQDLSCIGSGMCFSHMVKQTKNTETKEDLKEGKPETSPPKDERTLIIEALERTGYVQAKAARLLGMSVRQLNYRIKKYRIQIKKI, from the coding sequence ATGGATAGCGATGAAGTGCTAAGGAAATTTATGAGTGCTGAGCTTAAGCTTTTTTACAATCTCTCCAAGAAGCTCGTTGCAATGAATACACAGCCTGAACAGGTCATACTTGATGTGGTGCGTATGCTTGGAGAGCTTGAAGGAATAAAGAGAGTAGCCTTTTACATAGCGGAACAGGGTTCTTCAAAAATATCCTTAGTTTCCAGCATAGGCGTAGAAGAGAAAAACATAACGCTAAACAAAAAAGAGGGTGTGGTTGGTTTTATCTTTGATAAGGGTTATCCTGTAGTTATCAAGAGTTTGTCTGAAGAGCCTCTTTTCCTTAATAAAATAAAAAGAAACGACCTGAACGATGTGAGCTTCTTAGGTGTTCCTATAAAGTATAACGACAGCGTGGTTGGGGTTATAACCGTCGATTTGCGTAAAGATTACATAGCCACAGCACATCTCATTGACCTTCTGGTAATGCTATCTAACCTTATAGGAAATTACATATACACTTATGTCAAACTCAGGGAAAAGGAGGGGGTTTTAAAAGAAGAGATAGCAACACTAAAAAGGGAGCTGATAAAAAAATTCACAGTTGAGGGCTTTGTGGGTATCAGCAAAGCTTATCACAACGTTATAAAGCAGGTTATGAAGGTGGCAGAGCTTGATGTAACCGTTATGATGAGAGGAGAGTCCGGCACAGGGAAAACCACTTTAGCCAAGGTTATACATTATCTATCGCCGAGAAAGAACAGGCCTTTTGTTGAGGTCAACTGTTCTGCTATACCTACAGAGCTTCTTGAGGCAGAGCTTTTCGGCTATGAAAAGGGGGCGTTCACAGGCGCATATACCACCAAGATGGGAAAGGTGGAGGTAGCAAATGGAGGAACTTTATTCTTTGATGAGATAGGAGACCTGAGCCTCGCAGTTCAAGCCAAGCTTCTAAGGTTTATGCAGACTAAGGAGTTTGAAAGGTTGGGAAGCAATAAAACTCTGAGGTCAGATGTGCGGATAGTAGTAGCCACAAACAGAAACCTTGAGGAGATGGTGTCAAAGGGTGAGTTTAGGGAAGACCTTTATTACAGGATAGCGGTGTATCCCATATACATACCACCCTTGAGGGAGAGGAAAGAAGATATACCCGTTTTGGTGGAACATTACATAAAGCAGATAAGCAGTATGATGGGCAGGAGAATAAGAATGGACAGCGAAACCCTCAGGGTACTGGTCTCCTGTAGCTTTCCCGGGAATGTAAGGGAGCTGGTAAACTGCCTTACCCGTGCTGCCATAAGCTCTAACACAGGTGTTATAAAACCCCAAGACCTTTCCTGCATAGGCTCAGGTATGTGTTTTTCCCATATGGTAAAACAAACCAAAAATACAGAGACAAAGGAGGACTTAAAAGAGGGGAAGCCTGAGACAAGTCCACCGAAGGACGAGAGGACATTGATAATAGAGGCCCTTGAAAGGACGGGTTATGTTCAGGCAAAAGCTGCCAGACTGCTGGGTATGAGCGTAAGACAGTTAAACTATAGAATTAAAAAATACCGTATACAAATAAAAAAGATTTAA